The following coding sequences lie in one Methanofastidiosum sp. genomic window:
- a CDS encoding SIMPL domain-containing protein (The SIMPL domain is named for its presence in mouse protein SIMPL (signalling molecule that associates with mouse pelle-like kinase). Bacterial member BP26, from Brucella, was shown to assemble into a channel-like structure, while YggE from E. coli has been associated with resistance to oxidative stress.), producing MEHDKIYGIVAIILALGLVTVAVLKPLPQGQYDQLQVTGTAVLKEAPDQATIYVYIETRNDTALLSQQEASRILAQVIQALEKEGIPSDKIQTDSFSIYPEYYYPADKEPTLLGYKAVYGLKVISTDISKVGNVVDASIKAGANRINNIEFGLSDAKMEDVKVKVIKEAVKVAQVKANAMAEAGNFRLGKITYMNESSYNVVPYNRVFEASMKSGTVVPPEDVEISATVSLTYKI from the coding sequence ATGGAACATGATAAAATCTATGGTATCGTAGCAATTATCCTAGCACTAGGGTTGGTGACTGTTGCAGTATTAAAGCCCTTGCCACAAGGGCAATATGATCAGTTGCAAGTAACTGGAACTGCAGTATTAAAAGAAGCGCCAGATCAAGCTACAATATATGTATATATAGAAACAAGAAATGATACAGCACTGCTATCTCAGCAGGAAGCATCAAGAATATTGGCTCAAGTTATACAGGCTTTAGAGAAAGAAGGCATACCGTCTGATAAAATCCAGACCGATTCCTTTAGTATCTATCCAGAGTACTATTATCCAGCAGACAAAGAACCTACTTTGTTAGGTTACAAGGCAGTATATGGATTAAAAGTAATATCTACGGATATATCCAAAGTTGGAAATGTTGTAGATGCGTCCATCAAGGCAGGTGCTAACAGAATTAACAACATTGAATTCGGGTTAAGCGATGCAAAAATGGAAGACGTAAAAGTAAAGGTAATCAAAGAAGCAGTAAAAGTAGCCCAAGTTAAAGCAAATGCAATGGCCGAAGCAGGTAACTTTAGACTTGGAAAGATTACATATATGAACGAGTCTTCATATAATGTAGTTCCATATAACAGAGTTTTCGAAGCAAGCATGAAAAGTGGAACAGTTGTGCCACCCGAAGATGTAGAGATAAGTGCTACAGTTTCACTAACCTATAAGATTTGA
- the pssA gene encoding CDP-diacylglycerol--serine O-phosphatidyltransferase: MNKKGIINFVSLPDIFSIANGTLGVIALYFILIGNISIAARIVFLCIFFDSFDGFLARRKNNSADFGKTLDSLSDIISFGVVPSLIFINYGDNSIIALLLGVIYVIFGLLRLSRFNAIDSSEYYGLPITIGAIFVILLFLSEIHFYLFSVLLLFTSFLFISSLKIQRPSKNGKSLVLSSLIFVIISLIPHPYIIIVSRALIIFFSSIFLGYILKSHQS, encoded by the coding sequence ATGAACAAAAAAGGTATAATTAATTTTGTTTCTTTGCCAGATATTTTTTCTATTGCAAATGGGACTTTAGGGGTAATTGCATTATATTTTATTCTTATTGGGAATATCTCTATTGCTGCTAGAATAGTTTTTCTGTGTATTTTTTTTGACAGTTTTGATGGTTTTCTGGCTAGGAGGAAAAATAATTCTGCTGATTTTGGTAAAACTCTTGATTCATTGTCCGATATTATTTCTTTTGGTGTCGTTCCTTCATTAATATTCATTAATTATGGCGATAATTCTATAATTGCTTTATTATTAGGAGTCATATATGTTATATTTGGATTATTAAGGCTTTCAAGGTTCAACGCAATTGATTCAAGTGAGTACTACGGGCTCCCCATAACTATCGGAGCAATATTTGTTATTCTACTTTTTTTATCAGAAATACATTTTTACTTATTTTCTGTATTATTACTCTTCACATCTTTTCTTTTTATATCAAGCCTAAAGATACAAAGACCTTCTAAAAACGGGAAATCTTTAGTTTTATCTAGTCTCATATTTGTCATCATTTCTCTAATACCGCACCCATATATAATAATAGTTTCAAGAGCCTTAATAATATTTTTTTCTTCTATTTTTTTAGGATATATCCTTAAATCCCATCAATCCTAA
- a CDS encoding acetate uptake transporter produces MSEKIANPGPLGLAAFGLTTLILNFVNAEIIPAESIGMVLPMGIFYGGACQVYAGMWEMKKGNTFGATAFTSYGAFWLGLALMFLLQFAGILAPVPKAGLAIFLGAWGLFTAYMTVATLKKPKALQVVFITLTILFFLLAIGQFNHTVHIIAGYEGIFTALSALYLSAAEVINETYGREVLPIGQ; encoded by the coding sequence ATGTCAGAAAAAATAGCCAATCCGGGCCCACTAGGGCTTGCTGCATTTGGATTAACCACACTTATTCTAAATTTTGTCAATGCAGAAATAATTCCTGCTGAAAGTATAGGAATGGTTTTACCGATGGGCATATTTTATGGTGGCGCATGTCAGGTTTATGCAGGTATGTGGGAGATGAAAAAAGGTAACACTTTTGGTGCTACAGCATTTACTTCATATGGTGCATTCTGGCTTGGGCTTGCACTTATGTTCCTACTTCAATTTGCAGGAATACTTGCACCTGTACCAAAGGCAGGACTTGCAATTTTCCTTGGAGCATGGGGTCTTTTCACGGCTTACATGACTGTTGCAACTCTAAAAAAGCCTAAAGCACTGCAAGTGGTATTTATAACCTTGACAATACTTTTCTTCCTTTTAGCAATTGGGCAGTTTAATCATACTGTACACATAATTGCAGGATATGAGGGTATATTTACAGCATTGTCTGCATTATATCTATCTGCAGCAGAAGTAATAAATGAAACATATGGAAGAGAAGTTCTTCCAATTGGTCAATAA
- a CDS encoding UbiA family prenyltransferase yields the protein MKFRAIVYNSATLNAPKNILQFLFGVVIYTSLTGDYNILKIVVAASGLSMGLGAIYLFNDLTDYEEDRKNQMKISWKAIANGSISVQTAKYLIIILSILGTLFSFLSGTNFFVIFVAIIALNLLYSYPAIRLKSHKNSSLIVITLIQILKFSSGWFLFTNNLEGFPYPFVVSLSVGYALLFLYYKNNTTNAKTIIRENKKRVYPLSLVMFLFLLISFFMYAFPVVFLLILGMSVPTILFYTLSKDYLGTKVNFAFMYAGLIIILLSFLLLSVPTVTATNDTLLGYSTQIKEILKHAYLNR from the coding sequence ATGAAATTTAGGGCAATTGTTTACAATTCCGCTACCCTCAATGCCCCAAAAAATATTCTTCAATTTCTCTTTGGAGTTGTAATATATACTAGTTTAACTGGTGATTATAACATATTGAAAATAGTGGTCGCCGCTTCAGGATTATCTATGGGCCTAGGAGCAATATACCTATTTAATGACCTCACTGACTACGAAGAGGATAGAAAGAATCAGATGAAGATATCCTGGAAGGCTATAGCTAATGGGAGTATTTCAGTACAAACGGCAAAATATCTTATCATAATTTTATCTATTTTGGGAACTCTATTCTCATTTTTATCTGGAACTAATTTCTTTGTTATTTTTGTAGCGATAATAGCATTGAATCTTCTATATTCCTATCCAGCTATAAGGCTTAAAAGTCACAAAAACTCTTCCCTGATAGTTATTACATTAATACAGATACTGAAATTCTCAAGTGGCTGGTTTCTTTTTACAAATAATCTAGAAGGGTTCCCATATCCTTTCGTGGTTTCATTATCGGTAGGATACGCACTTCTTTTCTTGTATTATAAGAATAATACTACAAATGCTAAAACAATAATCAGAGAAAATAAAAAGAGAGTATATCCCCTTTCACTAGTAATGTTCTTATTTCTACTAATTTCATTTTTTATGTATGCTTTTCCCGTGGTATTTCTATTAATACTGGGAATGTCTGTACCCACAATATTATTTTACACCTTATCAAAGGACTATCTTGGAACAAAAGTAAACTTTGCTTTTATGTATGCAGGGCTTATAATCATCTTATTGTCATTCCTTTTACTTTCAGTTCCAACCGTTACAGCAACAAACGATACGCTTTTAGGATATTCCACTCAAATCAAAGAAATACTAAAGCATGCCTACTTGAACAGATGA
- a CDS encoding Lrp/AsnC family transcriptional regulator, with translation MDELDKKIISELNKDSRLSFRELSKNLNIAVGTISHRVKKMEEDGIIKGYIPVVDPSKAGYDFIAVINVTIKRGKLQDVASLLDKFNNIVSIYNVTGNYDAVIIARFKNRGQLNNFVKELQTFDNVDKTNTSLVLNTIKEDIRVKFD, from the coding sequence ATGGATGAACTAGACAAAAAGATTATATCTGAACTCAATAAAGATTCAAGGCTTTCCTTCAGAGAATTATCAAAAAATCTTAACATTGCGGTGGGGACAATTTCACATAGAGTAAAAAAAATGGAAGAAGATGGGATAATTAAAGGATATATACCCGTTGTTGATCCATCAAAAGCAGGATATGACTTTATCGCAGTTATTAATGTCACGATAAAGAGGGGAAAATTACAAGATGTTGCATCCCTTCTGGATAAATTCAATAATATTGTATCTATTTATAATGTAACAGGAAATTATGATGCAGTTATCATAGCCCGATTCAAGAATAGGGGCCAACTAAATAATTTTGTCAAAGAACTCCAAACTTTTGATAATGTTGATAAAACAAACACTTCACTTGTATTAAACACTATTAAAGAAGACATCCGTGTGAAATTCGATTAA
- a CDS encoding response regulator — translation MLKVLVVEDEVELLELYDLILSKDYIVFTTDSGREAINIFDRENPEVIIVDIRLPDVSGVEVTKHAKSKNPNVAVIGVSAYRERFKEALDAGAATVIQKPFLVKQIHKVIEDVLQNKQ, via the coding sequence ATGCTTAAAGTGCTTGTTGTTGAAGACGAAGTTGAACTTCTTGAACTATACGACTTGATTCTAAGTAAAGATTACATAGTTTTTACCACTGATAGTGGTAGAGAGGCCATTAATATTTTTGATAGGGAAAACCCTGAAGTTATTATTGTTGATATAAGGCTTCCTGATGTTTCAGGAGTTGAAGTTACTAAACATGCTAAGTCAAAAAATCCAAATGTTGCTGTCATAGGAGTATCTGCATATAGAGAGAGATTTAAAGAAGCACTTGATGCAGGAGCGGCTACAGTTATTCAAAAACCATTTCTTGTTAAACAGATCCATAAAGTAATAGAAGATGTTCTCCAGAATAAACAGTAA
- a CDS encoding mRNA surveillance protein pelota yields MKIIHRELDKGILKLRVDNADDLWHLSHIIESGDLLFGKTYRKEMKKGDKIRSEKLERIPVKLEIKVEKIEFSKDVMRLRVTGVITQGEEAGSYHTFNIEEDSTITITKKWKNYQLERIERAIKDTLTPKILIVCIEEGDADFGIIAQYGVDFPVSVSKSIAGKHETSSRDKDKREFFAETSSKILEMMQKYNLKTVIIAGPGFYKDEFINFVKEFKSEMLNNLIPENVSTGGRAGIYECIKRGILEKAQKDLRVSLETNAVERLFEAIIKNEGVYGLNAIDKALEYGAINELLIVDQFLRKTEFEEITEKSREQRATIHVISSEHDAGKKLEGIGGIGAILRFRIDGI; encoded by the coding sequence ATGAAAATAATACATAGAGAACTAGACAAAGGAATATTGAAGCTAAGAGTGGATAATGCCGATGACCTTTGGCATTTGTCCCACATTATAGAAAGCGGTGACTTGTTATTCGGTAAAACCTATCGAAAAGAGATGAAGAAAGGAGACAAAATAAGAAGTGAAAAACTTGAAAGAATTCCGGTAAAATTAGAGATAAAGGTAGAAAAAATTGAGTTCTCAAAAGATGTAATGAGGCTTAGAGTAACAGGGGTAATAACTCAAGGAGAAGAGGCAGGGAGCTACCACACCTTTAATATTGAAGAGGATTCAACAATTACTATCACGAAGAAATGGAAAAACTACCAATTAGAGCGTATAGAAAGGGCCATAAAAGATACTTTAACACCTAAAATTTTGATTGTTTGCATAGAAGAAGGCGATGCAGATTTTGGAATAATTGCACAATATGGGGTAGATTTCCCAGTATCAGTTTCTAAGAGCATTGCAGGAAAACACGAAACATCCTCGAGAGACAAAGACAAAAGAGAATTTTTTGCAGAGACCTCTTCTAAAATTTTAGAGATGATGCAAAAATATAATTTAAAGACTGTAATCATTGCAGGTCCAGGATTTTACAAAGATGAATTCATTAATTTTGTGAAAGAATTCAAATCTGAGATGCTAAACAATCTAATACCTGAAAATGTATCTACAGGTGGCAGAGCGGGGATATATGAATGCATCAAAAGAGGCATTCTAGAAAAAGCCCAAAAAGACCTTAGAGTATCCCTAGAAACAAATGCCGTTGAAAGATTATTTGAAGCAATAATAAAGAATGAAGGGGTTTATGGCCTTAATGCAATTGATAAGGCTTTGGAGTATGGGGCAATAAATGAACTTCTTATAGTTGATCAATTTCTTAGAAAAACTGAATTTGAAGAAATAACTGAGAAATCAAGGGAACAAAGGGCTACTATACACGTGATTTCAAGTGAACACGACGCAGGTAAAAAACTGGAAGGTATTGGCGGGATAGGGGCAATTTTAAGATTTAGGATTGATGGGATTTAA
- a CDS encoding PHP domain-containing protein, whose translation MEKIKLDFHMHSHYSPDGNMSPLTILETAISKGLDVISVTDHNSTKGGIETRDLAEKKDMPIKVIVGQEVNTVSGEIIILNLEEEIPRDMTLEETISYGSKGFIIAPHPFDKFRKGIGEDLDPIKEKINAIEIFNSRTLLASHNKLAEIYSKTNNIPGIAGSDSHFLEELGSSYFMIESKKTTNSIFKTINEGKISIYGRQTGIKPHLKTSMIHLFK comes from the coding sequence ATGGAAAAAATTAAACTTGATTTTCATATGCATTCCCACTATTCACCAGATGGCAATATGAGTCCTTTAACTATTCTTGAAACTGCCATTTCGAAGGGGCTTGATGTAATTTCAGTTACAGACCACAATTCGACCAAAGGCGGAATTGAAACTAGAGATCTCGCTGAAAAGAAAGATATGCCTATAAAAGTCATTGTGGGTCAAGAAGTAAATACAGTTTCAGGAGAAATCATTATCTTAAATCTTGAGGAAGAAATCCCAAGAGATATGACTTTAGAAGAAACTATTTCTTATGGGAGTAAAGGATTTATCATTGCGCCACATCCTTTTGATAAATTTAGAAAAGGTATCGGGGAAGACTTAGATCCAATAAAAGAAAAAATTAACGCCATTGAAATATTTAATAGTAGAACCTTATTGGCTAGTCACAATAAACTTGCCGAAATCTATTCTAAAACAAACAATATTCCAGGAATAGCTGGTTCAGACTCCCATTTTTTAGAAGAATTAGGATCTTCTTATTTTATGATAGAATCAAAAAAGACAACAAACTCTATTTTCAAAACCATAAATGAAGGAAAAATATCAATTTATGGAAGACAAACTGGGATTAAGCCTCATTTGAAGACAAGCATGATTCATCTGTTCAAGTAG